The following proteins are encoded in a genomic region of Candidatus Paracaedibacteraceae bacterium:
- a CDS encoding 50S ribosomal protein L25/general stress protein Ctc: protein MSSIHAIEAQNRTANGTGGARATRREGLVPGVVYGNKQENQYISIDPRSISKELYKPGFFSRLFALVVDGKTQHVLAKDIQLHPVTDAPMHIDFLRVAKDAKIHVNIPVHVINDDKAPGVKKGGIVNIVHHTLEVICPADSIPSEITVDLAGLEAGHAVHLTDIKLPKGVSAAHPDRDNTLVSIVAPGGGVKEEAEESAE, encoded by the coding sequence ATGAGTTCTATTCACGCTATTGAAGCACAGAACCGCACAGCAAATGGTACGGGTGGCGCAAGAGCAACACGTCGCGAAGGTCTAGTTCCAGGTGTCGTTTACGGGAACAAACAAGAAAATCAATACATTTCTATCGACCCTCGCTCCATTTCAAAAGAATTGTACAAGCCAGGTTTCTTTAGCCGCTTGTTCGCCCTTGTTGTTGACGGAAAAACCCAACACGTTTTGGCAAAGGATATTCAGTTGCACCCAGTAACAGATGCACCAATGCACATTGACTTTTTGCGCGTTGCTAAAGACGCCAAGATTCACGTTAACATTCCAGTTCATGTTATCAATGACGATAAAGCACCTGGCGTTAAAAAAGGTGGTATCGTTAACATCGTTCACCATACATTAGAAGTTATCTGCCCAGCAGATTCTATCCCAAGCGAAATCACAGTTGATTTAGCTGGCCTAGAAGCCGGTCACGCTGTTCACTTGACAGACATCAAATTGCCAAAAGGCGTTTCTGCTGCTCATCCTGACCGCGACAATACACTCGTTTCGATCGTTGCTCCTGGTGGCGGCGTTAAAGAAGAAGCTGAGGAATCAGCAGAGTAA
- the pth gene encoding aminoacyl-tRNA hydrolase translates to MESNTYIFVGLGNPGSQYSLNRHNIGFMAIDLIANEQNFPSFKSKFSAHVSEGRFGSNKVVLIKPQTYMNLSGRSVAEAMKFYKVPLDNIFVFHDDLDLQPGKVKLKQGGGAGGHNGLKSLDQCIGQNYWRIRLGIGHPGFKDAVSGYVLGNFHKDDENWLIDLLSRLSKTIPDILKQEPADWLNQYYNG, encoded by the coding sequence GTGGAATCCAACACCTACATATTTGTTGGTTTAGGGAATCCTGGATCCCAGTATTCCCTAAATCGACATAATATCGGATTTATGGCGATTGATCTGATCGCTAATGAGCAGAATTTCCCCTCCTTCAAATCTAAATTTTCCGCCCACGTATCCGAGGGTCGCTTTGGTTCAAACAAAGTTGTTTTAATTAAGCCTCAGACCTATATGAATTTATCCGGCCGCTCTGTTGCTGAGGCCATGAAATTCTATAAAGTACCACTTGATAATATTTTTGTCTTTCATGACGATCTTGATTTGCAACCCGGCAAAGTCAAACTAAAACAGGGCGGTGGTGCCGGCGGACACAATGGACTCAAAAGCCTCGATCAGTGTATAGGCCAAAACTATTGGCGTATTCGCTTAGGTATTGGTCACCCGGGTTTTAAAGATGCAGTCAGCGGCTATGTCCTTGGGAATTTTCACAAAGACGACGAAAATTGGCTTATTGATCTATTATCCCGCCTCAGCAAAACTATCCCTGACATCCTTAAGCAAGAACCAGCAGATTGGCTAAATCAGTATTATAATGGGTGA
- a CDS encoding sel1 repeat family protein has product MKRLTLSLLVLSARLYSAEAPALDSNPMASEQLSFSDMIFNEIKEKADGGDIGSCLSYGSYLVGFVANPTEGREKYAEGVAYLIKAADAGQGDACLMVGIVYAEGHYGVQVDKEKAKKYFQRAVDKKVANAYARLAQQLVSDDLTCDQPNVVVDLLEKSIAAEDLAGYYYYAILLREADFIDSDLVRAFNYFKKASDEGDYSYADGMVAVMYHGGEGTVQNYLEAEKYYEKALEKEPEHFQYQLNLAQILFNNQGREPNLVRAEQLLTAAADSGSAEAQRVLGVRLYKGQRLAVNKDRGLEYLNKAAAQGDFMAATMITLFSMGM; this is encoded by the coding sequence ATGAAGAGATTAACCCTGAGCCTATTGGTGTTGTCGGCTAGATTGTATTCGGCAGAAGCTCCTGCTCTTGACTCTAACCCAATGGCGTCTGAACAGCTAAGCTTTAGTGATATGATTTTTAATGAAATTAAAGAAAAAGCTGACGGAGGAGATATTGGATCTTGTCTTTCTTATGGAAGTTACCTTGTAGGCTTTGTTGCTAATCCTACAGAAGGGAGGGAGAAATATGCTGAGGGAGTTGCTTACTTGATAAAGGCTGCTGATGCAGGGCAAGGGGATGCTTGTCTGATGGTTGGTATTGTTTATGCAGAGGGGCATTATGGGGTTCAAGTTGATAAAGAGAAAGCAAAAAAATACTTTCAGCGTGCTGTGGATAAAAAGGTCGCAAATGCCTATGCAAGATTAGCTCAACAATTAGTTTCTGACGATTTAACCTGTGATCAGCCCAACGTTGTCGTTGATTTATTAGAGAAGTCAATAGCAGCCGAAGATCTAGCAGGATATTATTACTACGCAATTCTTTTAAGGGAAGCTGATTTTATCGACTCTGACTTGGTTCGTGCTTTTAACTATTTTAAGAAAGCTTCTGATGAAGGAGATTATTCTTATGCTGATGGTATGGTTGCTGTTATGTATCACGGTGGTGAGGGAACGGTACAAAATTATCTAGAGGCTGAAAAATATTATGAAAAAGCGCTGGAAAAGGAGCCTGAACATTTTCAGTACCAACTTAATTTAGCGCAGATTCTTTTTAATAATCAGGGGAGGGAGCCTAATTTAGTACGTGCTGAACAATTGCTGACGGCAGCGGCGGACTCTGGGAGTGCAGAGGCTCAGCGTGTGTTGGGGGTGAGATTATACAAAGGACAAAGGTTGGCTGTTAACAAAGATCGTGGTTTAGAATATCTGAATAAGGCTGCTGCGCAGGGCGATTTTATGGCTGCTACGATGATAACGCTCTTTAGTATGGGAATGTAA
- the pgsA gene encoding CDP-diacylglycerol--glycerol-3-phosphate 3-phosphatidyltransferase, which produces MLTIPNILTFIRILLIPVVVLAFYLDTTVWKWIAVLAFSSACATDYLDGYLARVLKQTSKLGTFLDPLADKLLVATTLLYMAGFDKISRISLIPAAIILCREIMVSGLREHLSDMNIGLPVSNLAKWKTATQMLAITILLIGDVSKRPIAWVGELFLWAAGLLTVLTAYSYVAKTIKNFED; this is translated from the coding sequence GTGCTCACTATTCCAAACATACTTACATTCATCAGAATTCTATTAATCCCAGTTGTTGTCTTGGCCTTTTATCTTGATACAACTGTGTGGAAATGGATTGCAGTCCTAGCATTTTCCAGCGCCTGCGCCACAGATTATTTGGACGGATACCTCGCACGCGTCCTTAAGCAAACAAGTAAGCTAGGAACATTCTTAGACCCCCTTGCAGATAAATTATTGGTCGCAACGACTCTGTTGTATATGGCAGGTTTTGATAAAATATCCAGAATATCCCTCATCCCTGCAGCTATTATTCTCTGCCGTGAGATTATGGTATCCGGCCTTCGCGAACATCTCAGCGATATGAACATCGGCCTTCCCGTGAGCAATCTAGCAAAATGGAAAACAGCTACCCAAATGCTGGCAATCACTATTTTATTAATTGGTGACGTTTCAAAGCGCCCTATTGCTTGGGTTGGTGAATTATTTTTATGGGCAGCCGGCCTACTGACAGTTTTAACAGCCTACTCTTATGTAGCAAAAACAATCAAAAACTTTGAGGATTGA
- a CDS encoding ABC-F family ATP-binding cassette domain-containing protein: MLRIQNLSKAFGDKVLFNAISYHFPEGEKVALVGANGQGKTTLLNIMTGRDYADSGEITKPKEAVIAYLPQSPNSKPADSILTECLSGHEAAHKLKVKMDALLKKMETDYNEHDLEEYTNSLTQFENLGGYELEGKAEQILLGLGFSREQLDQDPLSLSGGWRMRIELGKILLSNPDFMILDEPTNHLDLPSIEWLEGYLKSYPRTIVFVSHDQEFLNNVSTITLYLNKGVLRQFAGNFDDFLKQKEQQEQTTMAAVRKIEAQKAHMQSFVDRFKAKASKAKQAQSRMKMIERLDEVLSGVTLDQGVDKIHFPRITIPNSPKDVLVCDDMVIGYDKPLSKKIKLKFNKGEKIAIVGRNGIGKTTFLKTICGEIPTLSGACKMGEGIQIGYYAQESAELLDGKLSVLETIQHYAPALSEQEHRGILGCFLFKGQDPMKKVKVLSGGEKSRLVMAGLIAQRPNLLVFDEPTNHLDMLSCEILAKMLEEYKGTCCIVSHNRHFIDMFANVIVDVSGEGKWDTLR; encoded by the coding sequence ATGTTAAGAATTCAAAATTTATCCAAGGCATTTGGAGATAAAGTCCTATTTAATGCAATATCTTACCATTTCCCTGAAGGGGAGAAGGTGGCTCTTGTCGGGGCAAATGGTCAAGGGAAAACGACACTCCTTAATATTATGACAGGGCGTGATTATGCTGATTCAGGTGAGATTACAAAACCCAAAGAAGCAGTGATTGCTTATCTTCCTCAATCGCCGAATTCTAAACCCGCCGATAGTATCTTGACTGAATGTCTGTCAGGACATGAAGCAGCTCATAAACTAAAGGTCAAAATGGATGCGTTGCTTAAAAAAATGGAAACAGATTATAACGAGCATGATCTTGAAGAGTATACTAATTCATTGACTCAATTTGAAAATCTTGGTGGCTATGAACTTGAAGGAAAAGCTGAACAAATTTTGCTGGGCTTAGGTTTTTCTCGTGAACAGTTAGATCAAGATCCTTTGTCGTTGTCCGGTGGATGGCGTATGCGTATCGAGCTTGGAAAGATATTATTAAGTAACCCAGATTTTATGATCTTAGATGAGCCGACAAACCATTTAGACTTGCCAAGTATTGAATGGTTGGAAGGATATTTGAAATCGTATCCCCGTACTATTGTTTTTGTATCCCATGACCAGGAATTCCTGAATAATGTATCAACGATTACATTGTATCTGAATAAAGGTGTCTTGCGTCAATTTGCTGGGAACTTTGATGATTTCCTCAAACAGAAAGAACAGCAAGAACAAACGACCATGGCCGCTGTCAGGAAGATTGAGGCGCAAAAGGCTCATATGCAAAGTTTCGTCGATCGCTTTAAGGCTAAGGCGAGTAAGGCAAAGCAAGCGCAATCAAGGATGAAGATGATTGAACGTTTGGATGAGGTATTGTCAGGCGTAACATTGGATCAAGGTGTTGATAAAATCCATTTCCCGCGGATTACAATTCCGAATTCGCCTAAAGATGTCCTTGTTTGTGATGATATGGTTATCGGTTATGATAAACCCTTGTCTAAAAAGATTAAACTTAAGTTTAATAAGGGGGAAAAGATTGCTATCGTTGGGCGGAACGGCATTGGTAAAACAACATTCCTTAAGACAATTTGTGGTGAGATTCCGACTTTGTCTGGCGCGTGTAAGATGGGTGAGGGGATTCAGATTGGCTATTATGCTCAGGAAAGTGCTGAGCTTCTTGATGGAAAGCTGTCGGTACTTGAGACGATCCAGCATTATGCTCCGGCTTTAAGTGAGCAAGAACATCGTGGTATTCTGGGGTGCTTTTTATTTAAAGGGCAAGACCCGATGAAGAAAGTTAAGGTGTTGTCCGGCGGTGAAAAATCTCGCTTAGTAATGGCTGGTTTAATTGCTCAACGCCCTAATTTATTGGTATTTGACGAACCAACAAACCATTTGGATATGTTGTCTTGTGAAATTCTGGCAAAAATGCTTGAGGAATATAAAGGAACTTGCTGTATTGTATCGCACAACCGTCACTTTATCGACATGTTTGCCAATGTGATCGTTGATGTGTCCGGCGAAGGAAAGTGGGATACGCTACGGTAG
- the rpmF gene encoding 50S ribosomal protein L32: MAVPKKKTSQSRRNMRRAHHALKPVNSNECSNCGSRKLPHHVCPSCGHYNGRQVFAQDVATEETTAAE, encoded by the coding sequence ATGGCAGTTCCAAAGAAAAAAACATCGCAATCACGCCGTAACATGCGCCGTGCGCACCACGCACTCAAGCCAGTTAACAGCAATGAATGCTCTAACTGTGGTTCACGCAAACTACCACATCACGTTTGTCCATCTTGCGGTCACTACAATGGTCGACAAGTATTTGCTCAGGACGTAGCTACAGAAGAAACGACTGCTGCTGAATAA
- the plsX gene encoding phosphate acyltransferase PlsX has product MSLCVSLDVMGGDQAPSIVLDGAELALQEVKDVRFHLYGDKNLIKSQLSKHPFLSSKSEIFHCTEVVTSDTKPVDALRRLKDSSMRRAIEAVAEGKCDAVVSAGNTGAYMALSKITLKSLDGIDRPAIAALLPTVHGYCIGLDMGANLECTAENLMQFAVMGDVMARRMLGVKNPTIGLLNVGTEEVKGHAIVQHASQLMKEIPDINYVGFVEGDDINHGVADVVVTDGFTGNVSLKTLEGAAQFIFSTIRNTMESSILGKLSYLVGHKSFKNIKNRLDPRKYNGATFLGLKGIAVKSHGGADAVAFANAIKVAINLAKNSDTLNLGQEIEEKIKEL; this is encoded by the coding sequence ATGTCTTTGTGTGTATCCCTAGATGTTATGGGGGGCGATCAAGCCCCCTCAATCGTTCTTGATGGCGCAGAACTTGCCCTTCAGGAAGTAAAAGATGTTCGCTTTCACTTGTATGGCGATAAAAATCTAATTAAGTCTCAGCTTTCTAAACACCCCTTCCTTTCCAGCAAATCAGAAATATTCCATTGTACTGAAGTTGTTACCAGCGACACAAAACCTGTTGATGCGTTACGACGACTTAAAGATTCGAGCATGCGCCGAGCCATTGAGGCTGTAGCAGAGGGCAAATGCGATGCAGTGGTTTCAGCCGGAAATACAGGCGCCTATATGGCACTGTCCAAAATCACATTAAAATCACTTGATGGTATTGATCGTCCGGCTATTGCTGCACTGTTACCGACAGTTCACGGATATTGCATTGGTTTAGATATGGGAGCAAACCTTGAATGTACAGCCGAAAACCTAATGCAGTTTGCCGTTATGGGCGATGTTATGGCACGTCGCATGCTTGGCGTTAAAAATCCAACAATCGGACTTTTAAATGTCGGAACAGAAGAAGTCAAAGGACACGCAATCGTCCAACACGCCTCCCAACTCATGAAAGAAATCCCAGACATCAACTATGTTGGCTTTGTCGAGGGCGATGACATTAATCATGGTGTTGCGGATGTTGTTGTAACAGATGGGTTTACCGGTAATGTTTCCCTAAAAACCCTTGAAGGTGCTGCTCAATTTATCTTCAGTACAATTCGAAACACGATGGAATCCTCTATACTCGGGAAATTGAGTTATCTTGTTGGTCATAAATCATTCAAAAATATTAAAAATAGGCTTGACCCACGTAAATATAATGGCGCCACGTTTCTTGGCCTAAAAGGGATAGCCGTGAAAAGTCATGGCGGGGCAGATGCCGTTGCTTTTGCCAACGCCATAAAAGTTGCCATTAATCTTGCAAAGAATTCAGACACGCTCAATCTTGGGCAAGAAATTGAAGAAAAAATCAAAGAACTATAG
- a CDS encoding ketoacyl-ACP synthase III produces MTVSSVIVSTGGYLPEKVVTNAELAAQIETTDDWITTRVGVKERRFAQDGEMASDLGAKAALDALSRGKTCAEDIDLIVVATTTADQTFPSTATIIQAKIGATKAFAFDVQAVCSGFLYALDVADSMIKARKIKKALVIGTETMSRIVDPKDRATAVIFGDGAGAVLVEAQENTNQGILSTHLFSDGTFKDLLYVNGGPGCGQFGYMYMAGKEIFKLAVEKLGSAIETALDHNKIAKDQIDWFIPHQANYRIINALAEHFDLPPEKVVVTIDTHGNTSAASIPLALHTAVSDGRIKRGDLLVFEAMGGGLTWGSALIRW; encoded by the coding sequence ATGACCGTAAGCTCTGTTATCGTCAGTACAGGTGGATATTTGCCTGAAAAAGTTGTAACAAATGCCGAGCTTGCTGCTCAGATTGAAACGACTGATGACTGGATTACAACCCGTGTTGGCGTCAAAGAGCGTCGATTTGCACAAGATGGTGAAATGGCCTCTGATTTAGGTGCAAAGGCTGCGCTCGATGCCCTGAGCAGAGGAAAAACCTGTGCCGAGGATATTGACTTAATCGTCGTTGCGACAACAACAGCAGATCAAACTTTTCCATCAACTGCCACAATTATCCAAGCAAAAATCGGCGCAACTAAAGCTTTTGCTTTTGATGTTCAAGCTGTGTGCAGCGGGTTCTTGTATGCACTAGATGTTGCAGATTCAATGATTAAAGCTAGGAAGATCAAAAAGGCACTCGTCATTGGCACAGAAACCATGTCTAGAATCGTTGATCCAAAAGACCGGGCAACGGCTGTCATCTTTGGAGATGGTGCCGGTGCTGTCTTAGTCGAAGCTCAAGAAAATACCAACCAAGGCATTTTATCCACCCACCTGTTTTCCGATGGAACGTTTAAAGATCTGCTGTATGTCAATGGTGGACCCGGTTGTGGCCAATTCGGTTATATGTACATGGCCGGCAAAGAAATCTTTAAACTTGCCGTGGAAAAACTAGGATCTGCAATTGAAACAGCACTGGATCATAATAAAATCGCAAAAGACCAAATTGACTGGTTCATCCCTCACCAAGCTAACTATCGTATCATTAATGCCCTTGCAGAACATTTTGATTTGCCCCCTGAAAAAGTTGTCGTCACCATTGACACTCATGGCAACACATCCGCAGCGTCGATTCCCCTAGCACTTCACACAGCCGTGAGCGATGGACGCATCAAACGTGGCGACCTGCTGGTCTTTGAAGCCATGGGTGGTGGATTAACCTGGGGATCAGCCTTAATTCGCTGGTAA
- the ald gene encoding alanine dehydrogenase — MKIGVPKEIKIHEYRVGMTPSSVRELTSHGHTVFVEKQAGTAISFTDEAYIKAGAQILPSAKDVFAESDMVVKVKEPQESEWKMLRPDQILFTFLHLAPDPAQARGLMESGCTAIAYETVTDNFGGLPLLAPMSEVAGRMSIQAGANFLEKTKGGRGVLLGGVAGVEPAKVTILGGGVVGANAAKMAVGLGAKVAIFDKSPRRLNELDWLFDGRVQTIYSTKDTIEEYVTQADLVVGAVLVTGAAAPKLVSREMLTHMKKGAVLVDVAIDQGGCFESSRPTTHTDPVYIEDGIVHYCVTNMPGAVARTSTLALNNATLPFIGALAQKGALQAMRDDLHLRNGLNVYQGQITHPVVARDLGVEFLDPQRAVA, encoded by the coding sequence ATGAAAATAGGTGTACCAAAAGAAATTAAGATCCATGAATATAGAGTTGGTATGACACCATCTTCGGTGCGAGAATTGACCTCTCATGGTCACACAGTTTTTGTCGAAAAGCAAGCTGGTACGGCTATTAGTTTTACGGATGAGGCTTATATTAAAGCTGGTGCACAAATTCTCCCTTCTGCCAAGGATGTTTTTGCGGAATCTGATATGGTTGTTAAGGTTAAAGAACCACAAGAATCAGAATGGAAAATGTTGCGCCCTGATCAAATTTTGTTTACATTTTTGCATTTGGCTCCAGATCCGGCTCAAGCACGTGGCTTGATGGAGTCTGGATGTACGGCCATTGCCTATGAAACTGTAACAGACAACTTTGGTGGATTGCCACTATTGGCTCCAATGAGTGAGGTTGCAGGACGAATGTCAATTCAAGCGGGGGCAAACTTTCTGGAAAAAACAAAAGGGGGACGCGGCGTTCTGTTGGGTGGGGTTGCCGGGGTTGAACCGGCCAAAGTTACCATTCTTGGGGGGGGTGTTGTTGGTGCTAATGCTGCAAAGATGGCTGTTGGCCTTGGCGCAAAGGTTGCCATTTTTGATAAAAGCCCGCGTCGTCTGAATGAGCTCGATTGGTTGTTTGATGGGCGTGTTCAAACGATTTATTCAACAAAGGATACCATCGAAGAATATGTGACTCAGGCTGATCTTGTGGTTGGTGCTGTGTTAGTTACGGGTGCTGCTGCGCCAAAATTAGTTTCCCGAGAGATGTTAACGCATATGAAAAAAGGAGCTGTCCTTGTTGACGTTGCAATTGATCAAGGAGGGTGTTTTGAGTCTAGCCGCCCGACAACGCATACAGATCCTGTTTATATTGAAGATGGGATTGTCCATTATTGCGTGACGAACATGCCGGGTGCTGTTGCTCGTACATCAACATTAGCTTTGAATAATGCAACTTTGCCATTTATTGGGGCATTAGCTCAAAAAGGTGCGCTCCAAGCGATGCGTGATGATTTGCATTTGCGTAATGGGCTTAATGTTTACCAAGGCCAGATCACTCATCCGGTGGTTGCCCGTGATTTAGGTGTAGAGTTCTTAGATCCACAACGTGCCGTTGCTTAA
- the tssA gene encoding type VI secretion system protein TssA — MSDNPNRNGFLDIDNLINPIAGDNPCGISLRYEQIYDQIRDARREDDDTISYGIWQHDLKRADWFKVEALCCEALSQQTKDLQIAGWLTEAWVQLDGIDGLSRGLSLIRKLTDTFWSGIHPTIRSGDLEYRSQFFDWLNKAVADRLVKLQFVPNELGEGISYADWLAAQRLDTVKRTPNSEKWVKKAEERGQVSFKQCHTLLSRITTEFGDNYLQSIYSAQNALHDLKEVLDNHYPENTLAFDELGNYLDEMSRIYKTEVSGRERPQEMVSDDSLTLTVPQHPALPDDNSHADNFGDHSTSAPEIPGLADQSGGGGHATSAPVIPGLASQPNAGQDREQIYRQLSGIADTLEKIEPHSPAPQILRKVIAWQNKSLMEIFNELGSSPEDLVALMRFLGIGGTKPAV, encoded by the coding sequence ATGTCTGATAATCCAAATCGTAATGGTTTTCTTGATATTGATAACCTTATCAATCCAATAGCAGGGGACAATCCGTGTGGAATCTCGTTGAGATATGAACAGATTTATGATCAAATCCGCGATGCGCGCCGTGAAGACGATGATACGATTTCGTATGGGATTTGGCAGCATGATTTAAAACGGGCTGATTGGTTTAAGGTTGAGGCTTTGTGCTGCGAAGCTTTATCCCAACAAACGAAGGATCTCCAGATTGCAGGATGGTTGACTGAAGCTTGGGTTCAACTTGATGGTATTGACGGACTTAGCCGTGGACTTAGTCTGATCCGAAAGTTGACTGATACTTTTTGGTCCGGAATTCATCCGACTATTCGATCAGGTGATCTGGAGTATCGGTCACAATTTTTTGACTGGTTAAATAAAGCTGTAGCTGATCGTCTGGTCAAATTACAGTTTGTGCCGAATGAATTAGGCGAGGGGATAAGCTATGCGGATTGGTTGGCTGCACAGCGATTGGATACTGTAAAGCGAACGCCCAATTCGGAAAAATGGGTTAAAAAGGCCGAAGAGCGAGGTCAAGTAAGTTTTAAGCAATGTCATACTTTGTTGTCACGAATTACAACAGAATTTGGTGATAATTACCTTCAGAGCATCTATTCCGCACAAAATGCTTTGCATGATCTAAAAGAGGTTCTGGACAATCATTACCCCGAAAATACGTTAGCTTTTGATGAGTTGGGGAACTATTTGGATGAGATGTCCCGAATTTATAAAACAGAGGTGTCAGGAAGAGAACGTCCTCAAGAAATGGTCTCTGATGATTCTTTGACCTTGACTGTGCCTCAGCATCCGGCATTACCGGATGATAATTCCCATGCGGATAATTTTGGTGATCATTCAACATCTGCACCCGAGATCCCGGGCCTTGCCGATCAAAGTGGGGGTGGGGGGCATGCGACATCTGCTCCTGTAATTCCGGGATTGGCAAGTCAACCCAATGCGGGGCAAGATCGGGAGCAAATTTACCGCCAACTGAGTGGTATTGCGGATACACTTGAAAAGATTGAACCCCATAGCCCAGCGCCTCAGATTTTGCGGAAAGTCATTGCTTGGCAAAATAAATCTTTGATGGAAATTTTTAATGAACTTGGTTCCTCGCCCGAAGATCTAGTTGCTTTGATGCGATTTCTAGGAATTGGGGGGACAAAGCCTGCCGTTTAA
- a CDS encoding DUF4280 domain-containing protein: MANMTTQTATLQCSYGASPCSLTVTNVTTAQGVNNMAANILTDTAYSDISGFSTCTSPSNPVISGSGGTVSSTGCTPTFGSPWTPGSTTVQISSIGALTSSSTLTCNYASGTISIINSGATTVTVGS, translated from the coding sequence ATGGCTAACATGACAACCCAAACGGCGACCCTTCAATGTTCTTATGGGGCGTCACCTTGTTCGTTAACAGTCACAAATGTAACAACAGCTCAAGGTGTTAATAATATGGCTGCGAACATTCTAACCGACACAGCTTATTCTGATATTTCTGGTTTTTCTACGTGTACCAGCCCGTCAAATCCTGTAATTTCGGGAAGCGGTGGGACAGTCAGTTCAACAGGTTGTACCCCAACTTTTGGGTCACCGTGGACGCCAGGGTCAACAACAGTGCAAATCAGTAGTATTGGTGCGTTGACAAGTTCTTCAACACTTACGTGTAATTACGCTTCTGGAACAATTTCGATTATAAATTCTGGCGCAACAACAGTAACAGTGGGGTCATGA